The DNA sequence TCTTGGCCATGACTCCGGTTTCGTCTGGTCGAGGTGCGGGGGGCTGCGGCAGCCGAAGGCGCCGGGTGCATCCGGGTGATCGGCTGGGAGTGGTTCGAGTCTAGGGCGCCTCGGCAGCGGCGTGCGGCGGTGAGCAGCCGCGAAAAGTGCCGTGAAGCCGACGATCGGGCCTTCTCGGGCGGCCGTGCCGCCCGACGGGGCCCGCGACCGGAGGCGGTGGCGGGCGCCCGCGGCCGCTCAGTCCCGCACGGACAGCGGCGCGGGATCGCCGACGGCGGGTGCGGCCGCTGCGGTCCACTCCGGCGCGGCAGCGGAGCCGGACCCGGCGCCGCCGAATCCGGCCGAGCCCGCGGGCGCACCGCCGCCCGGCAGCTGCGCGGCGCCGGCGCGGTCCGCGGCGGAGGCGTTCTCGGCGGTGGGTCCGGGAGCGGGCTCGTCCTCGATGAGCACGCTGGAGAGGTACTCCACCAGCAGCGGGGCGACGATCAGCGTTATCAGCCCGATGACGAGCGACACCAGGATCCGCACCCAGCCGCGCCCGAAGTGCTTGGCGTCCGGCGACAGCCCTCCCGAGGCGGCCATATGGGCGGGAGCCGCCGCCGAGAGGCGGCCGCCGGGTGGAGTGGGGATCACTCCGACCGGCGAAAGCCCGCCCGAGACGTCGAGCTGGGTGGGGGTCAGGTCGTCGGTGCCCGACCCGCTGATCACCCGCGCCAGCGCCGCGTCCAGGGCGGGCCCGCCGAGCCGGTGCTCCGGGTCGGACTGCAGCATCCCGTTGAGGACGGGCCGCAGGCCACCGGCGCGCTGCGGCGGGTCGGGCGGGTCTTCGAGCGGTGCCGCCAGCCGGGCGGCCGTGGTCGCACGCTCGAACGCCGAGCGGCCCTCGACCGCGAAGTAGAGCGTCGCCCCCAGCGACCAGACGTCGGCCGCCGCGGACATGACGTTGCTGCGCAGCCGCTCCGGCGCGACGTAGCCGGGCGAGCCCGGCAGTCGGCCGGTGAGTGTCAGTTTGTCCTCGGAGTCCGAGACCGCGATACCGAAGTCGGAGAGCATGGCGCGCCCGTCCGGCAGCAGCATCACGTTGGCCGGCTTCACGTCCCGGTGCACGACGCCGTCGCGGTGCGCGGTGTCCAGCGCGGCGAAGATCTGGCGGCCGATCTCGGCGGTGCGCCGCGGCGACAGCGGCCCCTCCTCGGCCACGACCTGGTCCAGCCCGCGGCCGCAGACGAGCTCCATGACGATCCACGGGCGCCCGCCCTCGCGGACGACGTCGTGGATCGTCACGATGCCGGGGTGGGTGCTGAGCCCGGCGCAGATCCGCGCCTCCCGCATCGTGCGGGCGAGCAGCTCCTCGCGCTTGCCGTCCTCCAGTTCGGGGGCGACCCGCACCTCCTTTACGGCCACCAGCCGGTGCAGCAGGCCGTCCTCGGCGCGCCAAACGGTGCCCATGCCGCCGTGGCCGATCGGTTCGAGCAAGCGGTAGCGGTCGGCGAGTACCTGGGGGGCCATGTCCACAGACCTTAGCGTTCGCCGGGCTCCGGTGTGGATCGCCCGCGTATTACCGGTTGGACACGGCATGCGGTCTCCGCGCACGCAGCGGCGTATGTGCGCAGGTCGAGGTCGGTGCGCGACCGGTGCGCCGCGGAACCGGCGCCCTCAGGCGGACGGCGGGTGCCGCATCGTGCCGTCGGGTTCGGCGGAAGGCGCGGCGGGGGTGCGCACCACCTCCGCCGCCCAGCGGTAGTCCTGCTTGCCCACCGCGGTGCGGCGGACATGCTCGACGACGTGCAGGGCGCGGGGGATCTTGAAGCCCGCCAGGTGCTCCCGGCAGTACTCGCGCAGCTCCTCGGCGCCGGGGGCGCCGCACGCGGCGGGCGCCACGATGGCCGCGACCCGGCGGCCCAGCGCCTCGTCGGGGGCGCCCACCACGATGGCGTCGGCGACGCCGGGGTGGGACTTCACGACCGCCTCCACCTCCTCGGCGAAGACCTTCTCGCCGCCGGTGTTGACGACCGCCGAGCCGCGACCCAGCAGCGTGACGGTGCCGTCTTGGGCGACGGTGCCGTAGTCGCCGGAGAGCACCCAGCGTCGCCCGTCGGGATCAACCGGAAAGGTGCGCGCGGTCAACTCCGGGTCGTTGTGGTAGCCCAACGGGATGCGGCCGGTCCGCGCGATCCGGCCGATGCACCGGGAACCCGGCGGCAGGGGCCGCAGGTGCTCGTCCAGCACCGCCACGCTCCCGCCCATCGCGAACCGGGCCGCTCGGGACTCGGGCGCGTCCGCCGCCCCGCACACGCCGGTCTCCGAGCCGCCGTAGCTGTCGTTGACCGCGATCCGCGGCCGCCAGTTCCGCCACATCTGTTGCACCTGCGGCGTCAGCGGGGTTCCGCCGGAGGTCAGGGCGGCCAGGTCGGGGCAGCGCTCGGGCGTGCCGGCCAGTCGGCGCGCCAGCGGGCGGGCCATCGTGTCGCCGACCACCTGGATCGTGTGCACACGCTCGGCCTCGGCCAGGGCCAGGACCCGCTCGGCGTCGAACTCGCGATCGGCGGACAGCACCACGGTGCCGCCGGCGAAGAGGGCGGACAGCGCGTTCCACTGGCCGGCGGCGTGCATCAGCGGCCCCAGCACCAGCATCCGCCTCGGCCGCCGCTCTCGTGCGCGCCGGGCGACCTCCTCCGGGCTCGCGGCCCGCGGACGGCCGCGGCCGCGCCGCTCCAGGGCCGCGCGGAACAG is a window from the Streptomonospora litoralis genome containing:
- a CDS encoding serine/threonine-protein kinase — its product is MAPQVLADRYRLLEPIGHGGMGTVWRAEDGLLHRLVAVKEVRVAPELEDGKREELLARTMREARICAGLSTHPGIVTIHDVVREGGRPWIVMELVCGRGLDQVVAEEGPLSPRRTAEIGRQIFAALDTAHRDGVVHRDVKPANVMLLPDGRAMLSDFGIAVSDSEDKLTLTGRLPGSPGYVAPERLRSNVMSAAADVWSLGATLYFAVEGRSAFERATTAARLAAPLEDPPDPPQRAGGLRPVLNGMLQSDPEHRLGGPALDAALARVISGSGTDDLTPTQLDVSGGLSPVGVIPTPPGGRLSAAAPAHMAASGGLSPDAKHFGRGWVRILVSLVIGLITLIVAPLLVEYLSSVLIEDEPAPGPTAENASAADRAGAAQLPGGGAPAGSAGFGGAGSGSAAAPEWTAAAAPAVGDPAPLSVRD
- a CDS encoding AMP-binding protein — protein: MTETAERTPRARRSAAAPGGRGRADIRPGAGERRLTLAGLLRAVAAAVPERTALVGGGRRRTYAELDARADRLAGHLLAAGTAPGARVALLSRNRVEWLEAFFGVLRAGAVPVNLNQRYIRSELEYVLADSGCAALVAERAHAARLLDEGGGADLPALGHVVLVDDGTAAAAWETRAAGSAPRAADYTAAAAGAGGAAAPLPASGGEAHYLLYTGGTTGLPKGVVWRQADLFRAALERRGRGRPRAASPEEVARRARERRPRRMLVLGPLMHAAGQWNALSALFAGGTVVLSADREFDAERVLALAEAERVHTIQVVGDTMARPLARRLAGTPERCPDLAALTSGGTPLTPQVQQMWRNWRPRIAVNDSYGGSETGVCGAADAPESRAARFAMGGSVAVLDEHLRPLPPGSRCIGRIARTGRIPLGYHNDPELTARTFPVDPDGRRWVLSGDYGTVAQDGTVTLLGRGSAVVNTGGEKVFAEEVEAVVKSHPGVADAIVVGAPDEALGRRVAAIVAPAACGAPGAEELREYCREHLAGFKIPRALHVVEHVRRTAVGKQDYRWAAEVVRTPAAPSAEPDGTMRHPPSA